The nucleotide sequence TTGAAAGAGTTTGGAGTGGAAGTTGAGGTAAGGGTTGTTTCGGCTCATAGAACCCCAGAGTTTATGATGGAGTTTGCGAAAACTGCGTCCCAAAAAGGGATTGAAGTAATAATTGCTGGAGCTGGAGGAGCAGCCCATTTACCAGGAATGACTGCTTCCTTAACTCACCTACCTGTTATAGGTGTTCCTGTGCCTTCTAAGAACCTAAATGGACTTGACTCACTGTTATCTATAGTTCAGATGCCTTATGGGGTTCCAGTAGCTACAGTTGCTATAGGAAATAGTAAAAACGCAGCATTGCTAGCACTAAGAATATTAGGAATTAAGTACTCAGAGATTGCCGAGAGAATTAAGAAGTTTATGGAGGATATGAAAAGTGAAGTCCTTAACACGAAACTACCTTAAAATTGGAATTCTAGGTGGAGGGCAATTAGGGTGGATGATGATATTAGAGGGAAGAAAATATCCATTCACTTTCTATGTTTTAGATGATCCAAACACACCAGGGTGTAGAATAGCAGATAAATGCTTTCCGCCAGAAAAGTACAAAGAAATGATAGATGAAGTTGATGTGGTTACTTTCGAATTTGAACATGTACTAGATAAAGCTTTAGAATATGCACAGGAGAAGGAGAAACTATTTCCTGGAATTAATAGCGTTGAGTTGAAAAGAGAAAGATATAAGGAGAAATTATACTATAAAGAACATAATTTACCTACACCTAGGTTTCTTGTTGCGGAAGACGGGGAAGAAGCATTGAAAATACTTAAAGAGGAGTTTAACGGTATAGGAGTACTTAAGGAAAGCCTAGGTGGATACGACGGTAAAGGGCAATATTTCATCAAAGGTGATGTTAATAAATATGAGAATTTAAAGAGTAAGAAAGTTAAATTTGTAGTTGAAGAGTTTGTAAACTTCAACTATGAAGCCTCAATAATTGCTATGAGAGATAAAAACGGTAATTTCAAGGCATATCCCCCCACCTTTAACTATAATGAAAAAGGAATCTTGGTCTATAATTATGGACCGTTACACGATAATAGGTTCGAGGAGATTGCTAAAAGACTTGCAGATTCTTTGAACTATGTAGGTACCATGGGAATAGAATTCTTTGTTAGAGACGGTGAAATTTTAATAAATGAGTTTGCTCCCAGGGTTCATAATACCGGTCATTACACACTGGACTCAGCTTACATTTCTCAGTTCGAACAACACATTAGAGCAATAACAGGGATAGAACTAGGTAGTACTGAATTACTTACTTTTGGAGGAATGGTCAATATACTGGGGACAGATGATGTCCCTCCAGAGGTACTAAGATATGGTAAAGTCTACTGGTACGGAAAGCCAGATGTTAAAAAGAGGAGAAAGATGGGTCACGTAAATGTAATAGGAAAAGATTTAGAGGAAGTAAAACAAAAAATTGATATTATTATGAAACTAATATATAAACAAGGTTTAGATTTATGAAAATCAGATTCAAACTATGGTTAGAGACAGATGATGGAAGACCAGTATTAGGAAAGGGTGGTATAAATCTTTTGAAGGAAATTACACTTACTGGATCTATTTCTAAATCTGCGAAATCAATGAATGTATCTTACAAGTTCGCATGGGAGTACTTAAAGAAAGTTAATGAAATTTTAGGTGGGATTGACATGAAGAAAGGCGGTAAAGGAGCTGGCGGAACAATACTGTCAGAGAAACTCGTGGATATAGTAAATTTGTATGAAGAAGCTCAAAAGGAAGTCCAAAATGTACTTGACAAGTACGAAAAGAGACTTAACGAGATTTTAGAGAAGTCAGATTAGATCTCTGAGTAGTTAAGAGGTATATTGTACCCATACTCTGTCCTAGTTATCTGCTTAAGTTCTCTGCTTATTCCCTCGATTGTAATCTCACCTCTGAGACCTCTGAGTATTAGATCATGAAACTCTGAAGGGACATAATCCAATCTTGGATCCATATTATAGAAATCTTTTATTACATTTTCTCTCTTTGATGGATCTATAACAGCCTCCTCAATCTCTCTTTCTAACCATTCTGGGAATGGGAAATTATTCGTCAACGCAACGTAAAGGGATATGGTAAGCGAATAAACATCGAAATTGTACTCAGCCCTTCCACCGAATCTTTGCAGGGGGTGAGCATAATACGGAGTATAATGTATCACAGGAGTTCCCACTTTTACTGAGGAACCTAGGTCGGAAATCTTTGGAGTAATTTTCTCCTCTAGAAGTGCCTGCACAGCCTGTTCTCCGTACTTCGGTAATTTTCCATTAAGCAATATATTGGAGGGCTTTATGTCACAATGCACATATCCGTTTTTGTTAACGTGGATAATTGCATCAGCTATTTTAGAAAACATTATGGACACTATCTCTGGCCATCTAGAGGAATGTCTCAATGTCGAATATTCGTTATTGGTTATAATTTGTCTAAGATCTCCTCCCTCCATATATTCCATTACAATCGCTGGGGGAGAGGAATAATAATCGGTGAAATTCTCGTCTACAAAACTTGCAAATATCCTCACTATGTACTTGGAACCCTTAGATATCTCCTGTAATTTTGCAATTTCATATAACATCTCGTCATATCTGAACTCTTTCTTCACTATCTTCATGGCAAACTTTCTCATGCCCTTCTCCACCAACAAGACATAACCCATTCCTCCACTTCCTATTACTTTTTCCACCTTATACCCGTAGAGTACATAACCGATCCATGAATTAGGGTCAAACTCATTTTGAGGTGTGTATAACTCATAAACCTTGATCTTGCCACACGCATCAACCAAGCCCTCCCTACAAGCGAAGAAGAATTCCTTCTGCGCCTCCATGGGGGCATTCAGGTACTCCAGAGCAATTCCCTTAAGGTAAGCCGTAGAAGAGTTTCTCCTAATCTTTTCAGCCTCTTGTATTGTATCTAGAGCCTCCTTGAACTGTTGGTTCTGTATGTAAGCGTTAGCCAGAGATAAAATGTTTGTGAAGTCTCTTCTTCTCCTTACAGCCTCCTCAAAGTATTTAACAGCTTCCTTATGATTTTTCTTCCTTATGAAATGCCAGCCTAACTTTATCGCAGGTGCGTCATAAGTAGGTAGTATGGACAGAGCCTCGAATAGTGACTTGACATTATATGTCCTCTCAAACTCATCAATTAACAAATTCACTTTATCCCTTAATCTTTTCTCTAGTTCTCTGTATTTTTGCTCAGAGAAGAATGAGTATATTTTAAGTGCTTCTAGATATTCTTCTCTTTTCTCATAGCATTCAGCCACAGCCAATGATTCCTCAGGATATTTTTTCTCGAGTGAATTGTATAATGTGATTGCCTCATCACATTTATTCATGCCTACAAGGGATATTATTGACCTCCTCACTACCTCTCCATACTTAGGAAACTCCTTGAGTAAGTATTTCACCAACTCGTAATTACCTTTCATTAAATCGAATAACTGGGGTAAGTTAGTTTTCAAAACAGGCTTTCCGTTTACGAAAACATAAGTGTTATCCTTCTTTACCTCATCTATTGAGCCGAAATGGATTATGAGAAAATCTTTGGCATCAAAGACATATGCGTTTAGGTTCTTTATCTCGTCAACTAATTTAGCCTCAACTATTTCCTTAACTTTAGATGACTCATGGACTGGTATTGAGGAAAGTTTAGGTTTTCCTTCCCTATACTCTTTCAATACATAGCCAATAACATTATCCTTCACCTTGAATTCGCTAGTTCTTATCAACGAACCATTCATGTAAAGGTAATAAACTCCGTCCTTAACGAATGCTAAATCCATCCTAATTGTTGGGTATTATCCTAAAACTGTATTTAATAAAACTGTAAATAATACATACCAAATCACTTGGTCTCTGGAATTATGGATTTAACAGAGTTGGCTTGACTTGTATTAATAGGGATAAAGCTTATATGGAAGTGATGCGTATGTATATGAAAAAAGTC is from Sulfolobus acidocaldarius DSM 639 and encodes:
- the purE gene encoding 5-(carboxyamino)imidazole ribonucleotide mutase: MPKVAVIMGSKNDWEYMKDAVDILKEFGVEVEVRVVSAHRTPEFMMEFAKTASQKGIEVIIAGAGGAAHLPGMTASLTHLPVIGVPVPSKNLNGLDSLLSIVQMPYGVPVATVAIGNSKNAALLALRILGIKYSEIAERIKKFMEDMKSEVLNTKLP
- a CDS encoding 5-(carboxyamino)imidazole ribonucleotide synthase translates to MKSLTRNYLKIGILGGGQLGWMMILEGRKYPFTFYVLDDPNTPGCRIADKCFPPEKYKEMIDEVDVVTFEFEHVLDKALEYAQEKEKLFPGINSVELKRERYKEKLYYKEHNLPTPRFLVAEDGEEALKILKEEFNGIGVLKESLGGYDGKGQYFIKGDVNKYENLKSKKVKFVVEEFVNFNYEASIIAMRDKNGNFKAYPPTFNYNEKGILVYNYGPLHDNRFEEIAKRLADSLNYVGTMGIEFFVRDGEILINEFAPRVHNTGHYTLDSAYISQFEQHIRAITGIELGSTELLTFGGMVNILGTDDVPPEVLRYGKVYWYGKPDVKKRRKMGHVNVIGKDLEEVKQKIDIIMKLIYKQGLDL
- a CDS encoding winged helix-turn-helix domain-containing protein; translation: MKIRFKLWLETDDGRPVLGKGGINLLKEITLTGSISKSAKSMNVSYKFAWEYLKKVNEILGGIDMKKGGKGAGGTILSEKLVDIVNLYEEAQKEVQNVLDKYEKRLNEILEKSD
- a CDS encoding serine/threonine-protein kinase, which produces MDLAFVKDGVYYLYMNGSLIRTSEFKVKDNVIGYVLKEYREGKPKLSSIPVHESSKVKEIVEAKLVDEIKNLNAYVFDAKDFLIIHFGSIDEVKKDNTYVFVNGKPVLKTNLPQLFDLMKGNYELVKYLLKEFPKYGEVVRRSIISLVGMNKCDEAITLYNSLEKKYPEESLAVAECYEKREEYLEALKIYSFFSEQKYRELEKRLRDKVNLLIDEFERTYNVKSLFEALSILPTYDAPAIKLGWHFIRKKNHKEAVKYFEEAVRRRRDFTNILSLANAYIQNQQFKEALDTIQEAEKIRRNSSTAYLKGIALEYLNAPMEAQKEFFFACREGLVDACGKIKVYELYTPQNEFDPNSWIGYVLYGYKVEKVIGSGGMGYVLLVEKGMRKFAMKIVKKEFRYDEMLYEIAKLQEISKGSKYIVRIFASFVDENFTDYYSSPPAIVMEYMEGGDLRQIITNNEYSTLRHSSRWPEIVSIMFSKIADAIIHVNKNGYVHCDIKPSNILLNGKLPKYGEQAVQALLEEKITPKISDLGSSVKVGTPVIHYTPYYAHPLQRFGGRAEYNFDVYSLTISLYVALTNNFPFPEWLEREIEEAVIDPSKRENVIKDFYNMDPRLDYVPSEFHDLILRGLRGEITIEGISRELKQITRTEYGYNIPLNYSEI